A single region of the Vicia villosa cultivar HV-30 ecotype Madison, WI linkage group LG4, Vvil1.0, whole genome shotgun sequence genome encodes:
- the LOC131597447 gene encoding uncharacterized protein LOC131597447 yields the protein MVEVVNGPCESSPRRFAHLTNNPAARRAEMKTGLLQIIYAHPFAGLDHEDPYTHLTRFYEIAGTLGAPEAEEEAVFMRLLSHSLIGKAKDWYLDQSTETMTNWNVLERNFLSRFFSHNQFMDAKTAIATFTKFSNETLCEAWERYKSMLRKCPNHGFDDMSQIHIFRNGLLPQPKLLLDATAGGSLIAKSAEEAIAIIDRMALTDHQVQHNRGTVQKKAGILELGTNDAILAQNKLLTQTVEELIKQLSKLPQQLKEMHGSSSTSQQVALCELCTGDHPTGFCPPINEEKNTDASIRNLKTQVGQIAKQLSEQQRGTFSATTEVNPKETCNAITTKGSEIVQDKVRENSKGIVVEKNQEKGKQMEEEENNVDPGSVTVPVTVAGKI from the exons atggttGAAGTTGTTAATGGTCCTTGTGAAAGTAGCCCAAGGCGGTTCGCCCATCTCACTAACAATCCAGCCGCAAGACGAGCTGAGATGAAAACAGGACTGTTGCAAATTATTTATGCTCatccttttgcaggtttggatcaTGAAGATCCATACACTCACCTCACCCGATTCTACGAAATAGCTGGTACATTAGGTGCACCAGAAGCTGAAGAGGAAGCCGTTTTCATGAGATTATTGTCGCACTCTTTGATCggcaaagcaaaggattggtacctcGATCAATCAACGGAAACCATGACCAATTGGAATGTGTTAGAGAGAAACTTCCTTAGCAGGTTCTTTTCTCACAACCAATTCATGGATGCAAAGACAGCTATTGCCACATTCACCAAATTTTCAAATGAAACTTTATGTGAAGCCTGGGAACGCTATAAATCCATGCTACGGAAGTGTCCAAACCACGGTTTCGATGACATGTCACAAATCCACATTTTCCGTAATGGATTATTACCTCAACCGAAGCTTTTACTTGATGCGacagctggaggttccttgatAGCAAAAAGTGCAGAGGAAGCAATTGCAATCATCGATAGAATGGCTCTCACAGATCACCAGGTGCAACACAATCGAGGTACCGTACAAAAGAAAGctggaattttagaattaggcACAAATGACGCAATCCTAGCCCAAAATAAACTACTCACTCAAACTGTAGAGGAATTGATAAAACAACTGTCCAAGCTTCCTCAACAACTTAAAGAAATGCACGGTTCGTCGAGCACATCGCAACAAGTAGCCTTATGTGAACTTTGTACAGGTGACCATCCAACCGGTTTCTGTCCCCCGATCAACGAAGAG AAAAACACTGATGCGTCAATTAGAAATCTTAAAACGCAAGTTGGGCAAATTGCGAAGCAACTAAGTGAGCAACAAAGAGGTACGTTTTCTGCCACCACTGAAGTTAATCCCAAGGAAACTTGTAACGCAATCACGACAAAAGGTAGTGAAATTGTTCAAGACAAAGTTAGGGAGAATTCAAAAGGTATAGTTgtggagaaaaatcaagaaaaaggaaaacaaatgGAGGAGGAGGAAAACAATGTTGATCCTGGAAGCGTAACAGTTCCAGtcactgtagcggggaaaatctga